One genomic window of Sulfurovum lithotrophicum includes the following:
- a CDS encoding dipeptide epimerase, which yields MKISGIRTALLKAPLKNPFVTSLRRVDALEDLVVIIECDDGSIGYGEGAPTPVITGETIGSMRAAIALMEPFLVGREIEEFDTLLDHVHSHIIKNTTAKSALEIALYDLKAKSLSLPLYRMLGGEKRVFETDLTISMGEIDKMIADCLDAVSLGYNSLKIKIGDDPQKDIERIIAIHEALDDSIRLRLDANQGWTAKQSVELLQGIEKRGIIAEFIEQPVAADDIEGLKYIKERVQTPLLADESIFSLKDARRLLELEAIDYVNIKLAKTGGISEALALADLSSDFGVKCMIGCMLEGPISVTAGVHVASAKADVITMLDLDAVSLLASHPVETSVQYDQSQIALSDDLGLGIFGVGELQFL from the coding sequence GTGAAAATAAGCGGTATCAGAACGGCTCTGCTCAAAGCACCTCTTAAAAACCCTTTTGTCACATCTTTGCGGCGTGTAGATGCTTTGGAGGACCTTGTCGTCATTATCGAATGTGATGACGGATCCATCGGTTACGGGGAAGGTGCCCCTACCCCTGTTATCACCGGTGAGACCATCGGTTCCATGAGAGCAGCTATTGCATTGATGGAGCCGTTCCTTGTCGGTAGAGAGATAGAAGAGTTTGATACCCTTCTCGATCATGTCCATTCCCATATCATCAAAAATACGACTGCCAAATCCGCGCTCGAGATCGCACTGTACGATCTTAAAGCCAAATCCCTCTCCCTGCCGCTCTACAGAATGCTTGGTGGTGAAAAGAGAGTGTTTGAGACTGATCTTACCATCAGTATGGGAGAGATAGACAAGATGATTGCTGACTGTCTCGATGCGGTCTCTCTGGGTTATAACTCACTCAAGATCAAAATCGGGGATGATCCCCAAAAAGACATTGAACGCATTATCGCTATACATGAAGCTCTGGACGACAGTATCCGACTGAGACTGGATGCTAATCAGGGATGGACGGCAAAGCAGAGCGTTGAACTCCTGCAAGGCATTGAAAAACGGGGCATCATCGCTGAATTCATTGAGCAGCCTGTAGCGGCGGATGATATTGAAGGGCTGAAATATATTAAAGAGAGAGTACAGACCCCTCTGCTTGCCGATGAGTCGATCTTTTCACTCAAAGATGCCCGCAGACTGCTTGAACTTGAAGCCATAGATTATGTCAATATCAAGCTGGCAAAGACAGGAGGGATTTCAGAAGCACTTGCTCTTGCCGATCTTTCCAGTGATTTCGGCGTCAAATGTATGATAGGCTGTATGCTGGAGGGTCCCATATCTGTAACGGCAGGCGTACATGTCGCCTCAGCCAAGGCAGACGTTATCACTATGCTTGATCTGGATGCAGTCAGTCTGCTGGCCTCCCACCCTGTTGAAACTTCTGTTCAGTATGATCAAAGTCAAATTGCCCTTTCAGATGATCTGGGTCTGGGTATTTTTGGAGTTGGCGAGCTTCAATTTTTATAA
- a CDS encoding diguanylate cyclase domain-containing protein: MDDTIDYLNEVKYSKQRLLVLFMITFFIIAFWQQAADTLSQKILYAGLLLTALGIVSLIHYFFILRYPDKIAALRKTFLLLLDLAILTFLIALFEKEGLYLFPLYIIINMQTGLYFGMQYFYISLITTSVSWIVLLFYSPYWAEHFDIVAVFAVTTYLISLLYLNYIIKAYEVMDTLSEQLSIVSEDAYHDSLTGLANRKTYTEELKNAFKEKSFFALIFIDLNKFKTINDTHGHDIGDEVLKEVARRLLSQLNEEDFLARFGGDEFAIISRKKKVFLPKLIEKLEGAVIGYHTVDGKSLHIELSIGISLYPDDTKMSALLGKYADIAMYAAKKREDAYHVFYKDISADKHPDDIV; this comes from the coding sequence GTGGATGACACTATAGACTATTTGAATGAAGTAAAATACAGCAAACAAAGACTGCTTGTACTCTTCATGATTACATTTTTCATTATTGCTTTTTGGCAGCAGGCAGCAGATACTTTGTCTCAAAAAATATTATATGCAGGCCTTTTATTGACCGCACTTGGTATTGTTTCGCTCATTCACTATTTTTTTATTCTTCGTTATCCTGACAAAATAGCTGCACTGAGAAAAACCTTTTTACTTCTTTTGGACCTGGCTATATTGACTTTTCTGATAGCTCTCTTTGAGAAAGAGGGGTTGTACCTGTTTCCTCTTTATATCATCATCAATATGCAGACCGGTCTCTACTTTGGTATGCAGTATTTTTATATAAGCCTTATCACAACTTCAGTTTCCTGGATTGTTTTGCTATTCTATTCACCCTATTGGGCCGAACACTTCGATATCGTTGCTGTGTTTGCAGTCACTACCTACCTGATATCTTTACTCTATCTCAACTATATCATAAAAGCTTACGAAGTGATGGATACGCTCTCCGAACAACTCTCGATCGTTTCAGAAGATGCCTATCATGATAGCCTGACCGGCTTGGCAAACAGAAAGACATATACAGAAGAGTTGAAAAATGCTTTTAAGGAAAAGTCGTTTTTTGCACTTATTTTTATAGACCTGAACAAGTTCAAAACGATCAACGATACCCATGGGCATGATATTGGAGATGAAGTGCTGAAGGAAGTTGCAAGAAGACTTCTTTCCCAATTGAATGAAGAGGACTTTCTGGCAAGGTTCGGCGGAGACGAGTTTGCTATTATCTCCCGAAAGAAAAAAGTGTTTTTGCCAAAATTAATTGAAAAGCTTGAAGGGGCTGTGATCGGCTACCATACAGTGGATGGGAAAAGCCTGCATATTGAATTGAGTATTGGTATCAGTTTGTATCCTGATGATACCAAAATGTCTGCATTGCTGGGAAAATATGCAGATATTGCCATGTACGCTGCGAAGAAAAGAGAAGATGCCTATCATGTTTTCTATAAAGATATTTCCGCTGACAAACACCCTGATGATATTGTTTGA
- a CDS encoding SH3 domain-containing C40 family peptidase, which translates to MYRKIQLILLILFSFSTLLPAQYLLKESTRKPSKIDHMPKHKVADMRRIPQDPAYYAKQIKPWPKARQKRADGLFNRKYFKPWHLKKLDIPMKDFGWEVRFVTKNRIYTEKGKQIPASIYKKWIENANYKHKNARRYKAITTERTNVRALPTSTPFYLDPHRVGEGFPFNYNQNSALHMNVPVFVSHFSKDGKWAFVRASYAFGWVKVHDIAFVDNKFIRTFRNGKYAMTVKDDLRLYNEKGKEVSFVKLGTLFPMAKDGKHYLAAKRDRNGKAQIEKVSVANSKTIAKKPLPFTAKNVARVAKEFYNEPYGWGGGYGCRDCSATTRDFLGVFGIFLRRNSSKQAKDGQSIPIKNMPKQAKKKKIIREADPFRSLLYVPGHIVLYLGEYKGEPVVMHTYWGIRKKDGSKLITGRTIITSTEPGKERKDTKESSRLINTLKTIVKF; encoded by the coding sequence ATGTACAGAAAGATTCAACTTATTCTATTGATACTATTTTCCTTTTCCACACTTCTTCCTGCCCAGTATTTGCTCAAAGAGAGTACCCGAAAACCAAGTAAGATAGACCATATGCCAAAGCATAAAGTGGCAGATATGCGAAGAATTCCCCAAGATCCTGCCTATTATGCCAAACAGATCAAGCCTTGGCCCAAAGCCAGACAAAAACGTGCAGATGGGCTGTTTAACCGCAAATATTTCAAGCCGTGGCATCTGAAGAAACTGGATATTCCTATGAAGGATTTTGGCTGGGAAGTGCGTTTCGTGACCAAGAACAGAATATACACGGAAAAGGGGAAACAGATACCGGCATCGATCTATAAAAAGTGGATAGAGAATGCCAATTATAAACACAAAAATGCAAGACGTTACAAAGCCATTACCACGGAGCGTACCAATGTCAGGGCTTTACCTACTTCTACCCCTTTCTACCTCGACCCGCACCGTGTGGGAGAAGGATTTCCTTTCAACTATAACCAGAATTCAGCCCTGCATATGAATGTACCGGTTTTCGTGTCGCACTTCTCAAAAGACGGCAAGTGGGCATTTGTACGCGCCTCTTACGCTTTTGGCTGGGTCAAGGTGCATGATATAGCCTTTGTTGACAATAAATTCATTCGCACCTTCCGAAACGGAAAATATGCCATGACGGTCAAAGATGACCTCAGACTCTATAACGAGAAGGGCAAAGAGGTCAGTTTCGTAAAACTGGGTACTCTGTTCCCCATGGCAAAAGACGGCAAGCACTACCTGGCGGCAAAACGGGACCGTAACGGCAAAGCGCAGATAGAAAAGGTTTCTGTTGCCAATTCAAAGACCATTGCAAAAAAACCGCTTCCTTTCACTGCCAAAAATGTCGCAAGGGTGGCCAAAGAGTTCTATAATGAACCCTATGGCTGGGGCGGTGGCTACGGCTGTCGTGACTGTTCTGCTACAACCAGGGATTTTCTGGGTGTTTTCGGTATCTTTCTCAGACGTAACTCAAGCAAACAGGCAAAGGATGGACAGTCCATTCCCATAAAAAACATGCCAAAACAGGCAAAAAAGAAGAAAATCATCCGGGAAGCGGACCCTTTCCGTTCCCTGCTCTACGTACCGGGGCATATTGTACTCTATTTGGGAGAGTACAAAGGAGAGCCGGTCGTTATGCATACTTACTGGGGTATACGCAAAAAAGATGGTTCAAAACTGATAACCGGACGTACCATCATCACTTCTACTGAACCAGGCAAGGAAAGAAAAGATACCAAAGAAAGCAGCAGGCTTATCAATACACTGAAAACAATTGTGAAGTTTTAA
- the rsmD gene encoding 16S rRNA (guanine(966)-N(2))-methyltransferase RsmD: protein MKRKERIKLFTTTIIAGEFKGKQIEIPDISTTRSSKSILKESFFNTVQFDIIDRNFVEVFAGSGSVGLEALSRGAAQCYFMEYNKTAFRSLENNIKQTDPSRCHAFYGDSFENFATVYGLLKRQGVKTYFYFDPPFSTRDGMDEVYDKTITLIEQIEPDICEMVAVEHMTNLTMPETIGALEKLKKKKFGRSTLTYYRPKGEA, encoded by the coding sequence ATGAAAAGAAAAGAACGTATTAAACTATTCACCACTACAATCATTGCCGGGGAATTTAAGGGCAAACAGATAGAGATACCCGATATCTCAACCACAAGAAGCTCCAAGTCGATACTGAAAGAATCCTTCTTCAATACCGTTCAGTTCGACATTATCGACAGGAATTTTGTTGAAGTCTTTGCAGGCAGCGGTTCAGTAGGGCTGGAAGCACTAAGCCGCGGCGCGGCGCAGTGCTACTTCATGGAGTACAACAAGACCGCATTCCGTTCTCTTGAGAACAACATCAAGCAGACCGACCCCAGCCGCTGCCACGCCTTTTACGGAGACAGTTTCGAGAATTTTGCCACCGTATACGGCTTGCTGAAACGTCAGGGAGTAAAAACATACTTCTATTTCGATCCGCCCTTTTCTACCCGTGACGGTATGGATGAGGTTTACGACAAGACCATTACCCTTATCGAGCAGATAGAACCTGATATATGTGAAATGGTCGCGGTTGAACATATGACCAACCTGACGATGCCCGAAACAATAGGTGCTCTTGAAAAGCTTAAAAAGAAAAAATTCGGACGCAGTACACTGACCTACTATCGTCCAAAAGGTGAAGCATGA
- a CDS encoding NYN domain-containing protein, with amino-acid sequence MTKKEDHIALFIDCDNISHRSIEGIINELSKYGVVNIRQAYGNWTKDNLKNWEDKLLEFAIKPIQQFDYSKNKNATDILMTIDAIDLLHTKDIDAFAFATSDSDFTPVVMRVQAEGIKVFGFGEKKTPKPFMAACSQFIFTEKLMATSVVKHEDIPNAEATTPVRKSGKEMRQDTWLVNVLRNAVDHTMDEYGWANLADVGTYINNSTSFSPINYGYKKLSNLVKEIDLFDIAYDEHTKQLSIRDKRWKN; translated from the coding sequence ATGACAAAAAAAGAAGATCATATCGCTCTTTTTATAGACTGTGACAATATATCACACAGATCGATAGAAGGGATCATCAATGAACTGAGCAAGTACGGCGTAGTGAATATCCGCCAGGCTTACGGGAACTGGACAAAAGACAACCTCAAGAACTGGGAGGACAAACTTCTCGAGTTTGCCATAAAGCCCATACAGCAGTTCGACTACTCGAAGAACAAGAATGCCACGGACATTCTCATGACCATCGATGCTATCGACCTGCTGCATACCAAAGATATCGATGCATTTGCATTTGCTACAAGTGATTCGGACTTTACACCAGTGGTCATGCGTGTACAGGCCGAAGGTATCAAGGTATTCGGTTTTGGGGAGAAAAAGACTCCCAAACCCTTTATGGCAGCCTGTTCACAGTTCATTTTCACCGAAAAACTGATGGCGACATCGGTCGTCAAGCATGAAGATATACCGAACGCTGAAGCAACAACACCTGTACGCAAAAGCGGTAAAGAGATGCGTCAGGATACCTGGCTGGTCAATGTATTGCGAAATGCCGTGGACCACACTATGGATGAATACGGCTGGGCAAACCTTGCCGATGTGGGGACCTACATCAACAACTCCACTTCCTTTTCACCCATCAACTACGGTTACAAGAAACTGAGCAATCTTGTCAAGGAAATAGACCTTTTTGATATCGCCTACGATGAGCACACCAAACAGCTGAGTATCAGAGACAAACGCTGGAAGAATTAA
- a CDS encoding nucleoside deaminase, whose amino-acid sequence MREAFLEAKRGIEAGDGGPFGAVIVKDGKIIASGHNEVVKTNDPTAHAEMSVIRKASAKLQNFKLEGCSLYVTGEPCPMCFSAIHWAHIDRVYYCNTKEDAARIGFDDSLITEIILGKKKDPVSFIHTADQQCKALFTEWYEDPDKIAY is encoded by the coding sequence ATGCGGGAAGCCTTCCTTGAAGCAAAAAGAGGGATAGAAGCAGGAGACGGCGGTCCTTTCGGTGCCGTTATTGTCAAAGACGGAAAGATCATTGCGTCTGGGCACAATGAAGTGGTCAAAACCAACGATCCCACCGCGCATGCCGAAATGAGTGTCATACGCAAAGCCTCTGCAAAACTCCAAAACTTCAAGCTTGAAGGATGCTCACTCTATGTGACAGGAGAACCCTGTCCCATGTGTTTCTCCGCGATCCACTGGGCACATATAGACAGGGTCTACTACTGCAACACAAAAGAAGATGCTGCCCGCATCGGTTTTGACGACAGCCTGATCACCGAGATCATTCTAGGGAAGAAAAAAGATCCGGTCTCTTTCATTCATACTGCTGATCAGCAATGCAAGGCACTTTTTACAGAGTGGTATGAGGATCCGGATAAAATAGCTTATTAA
- a CDS encoding ATP-dependent helicase, which translates to MPLSTLNDEQLSAATAPLGQNLIIASAGTGKTSTIVGRIAHLLNEGMDPSKILLLTFTNKAAGEMIARLERYFPKKVVSRIESGTFHAVSYRWLKELHPHLALKQPSELKTLFRSIYEKRNFERMNLPLSPFSATYLYEMYSLYQNASLEGFDEWFLEKYPEHEVIMDAYMDIVQEFEQEKIDYGFASFNDLLLRMKSHLEENTIHFEEVLVDEYQDTNTLQGALIDTLKPRSLFCVGDYDQSIYAFNGANIENIATFSKRYPDANVFTLKTNYRSTAPILSLANRVIERNERIYPKKLEVGRHGKTHPPRLLMYKDLFEQYQAIAQSIKHTHVPNDSIAVVFRNNSSADGIEASLREVGIPCKRKGGTSFFDAKEIKFLLDLLSLLVNPKDMMAFIHIFEYASGVGSALSKEFFQCFLHFGNGDFMQGVLYPINSELPKLNPNKNVQLGLFDDDHDIGSATRFKHLDLPHYVYGHPLLKHPKIIQDGVKFFNDFYRLMNEIKSEKNPAKILRTAISSKLYNGIIEMLSIQRGRLKTGEVDEEKKKVARERIYRKANLLLDLSRQYRELGRFVNAMVLGGGELSEGEGVNLLTVHASKGLEFPEVYVVDLVDGRFPNRKMMSSIEEERRLFYVAVTRAKDKLYLSLAQYDKVKKIDYKPSQFLHEAGLIKGEFVEPEPKKKGVKKTVEA; encoded by the coding sequence TTGCCACTCAGCACACTCAACGATGAACAGCTCAGCGCTGCCACTGCACCTCTGGGACAGAATCTCATTATTGCCAGTGCAGGGACAGGGAAAACTTCGACCATTGTCGGACGTATTGCCCATCTTTTGAATGAAGGGATGGACCCCTCGAAGATCCTACTGCTGACCTTTACCAATAAAGCCGCAGGAGAGATGATCGCCCGTCTGGAACGCTATTTTCCCAAAAAAGTCGTATCGCGTATTGAGTCAGGTACGTTTCATGCCGTCTCCTACCGATGGCTCAAAGAACTGCACCCCCACCTTGCGCTCAAACAGCCTTCAGAACTTAAAACACTTTTCAGGAGTATTTACGAAAAACGAAATTTTGAGCGTATGAACCTGCCTTTGTCACCATTTTCAGCCACCTACCTCTACGAGATGTACTCCCTATACCAGAATGCCTCTCTTGAGGGATTTGATGAGTGGTTTTTGGAAAAGTACCCAGAACATGAAGTGATCATGGATGCCTATATGGATATTGTGCAGGAGTTTGAGCAGGAGAAGATCGATTACGGTTTTGCTTCGTTCAATGACCTGCTGCTGCGTATGAAAAGCCATCTTGAGGAGAACACCATACACTTTGAAGAGGTGCTGGTAGATGAATACCAGGATACCAACACGCTTCAGGGTGCGCTCATCGATACGCTCAAACCACGTTCGCTTTTTTGCGTCGGGGATTATGATCAGAGTATTTACGCCTTTAATGGTGCGAATATAGAAAATATCGCTACCTTTTCCAAGCGATACCCCGATGCCAATGTTTTTACGCTCAAAACGAATTACCGCTCTACTGCCCCCATTCTTTCTCTTGCCAACAGGGTTATAGAACGCAACGAACGCATTTACCCCAAAAAACTTGAAGTAGGGCGTCACGGAAAGACACATCCACCAAGGCTGCTGATGTACAAAGACCTCTTTGAACAGTATCAGGCTATTGCACAGAGTATCAAACATACCCATGTCCCCAATGACAGTATTGCAGTGGTCTTCCGCAACAACTCTTCTGCCGACGGGATCGAAGCAAGCCTCAGAGAAGTAGGGATCCCATGCAAACGAAAGGGTGGAACAAGTTTTTTCGATGCCAAAGAGATCAAATTTCTCCTCGATCTACTCTCCCTGCTGGTCAATCCCAAGGATATGATGGCGTTCATACATATTTTTGAATACGCTTCGGGCGTTGGTTCCGCACTCTCAAAAGAGTTTTTTCAGTGTTTTCTTCATTTTGGCAATGGTGATTTTATGCAGGGCGTGCTCTACCCGATCAATTCGGAGCTGCCCAAACTCAATCCGAACAAGAATGTCCAGCTTGGGCTCTTTGACGATGACCATGATATCGGTTCGGCCACGCGTTTCAAACATCTTGACCTGCCGCACTATGTTTACGGCCATCCGCTGCTAAAGCACCCGAAGATCATTCAGGACGGTGTAAAGTTCTTCAATGATTTCTACAGACTGATGAATGAGATCAAGTCCGAGAAGAATCCTGCCAAGATTCTCCGGACAGCCATTTCATCCAAACTCTACAACGGGATAATTGAAATGCTCTCGATACAGAGAGGGCGTCTTAAAACAGGGGAAGTGGATGAAGAGAAAAAAAAGGTTGCAAGAGAGCGCATTTACCGTAAAGCCAACCTGCTGCTTGACCTCTCGCGACAATACAGGGAATTGGGACGATTTGTCAATGCCATGGTGCTTGGAGGAGGGGAACTCAGCGAAGGGGAAGGGGTAAATCTGCTTACGGTACACGCAAGTAAGGGCCTGGAATTCCCGGAAGTTTATGTGGTCGACCTGGTGGACGGCCGTTTCCCCAACAGAAAGATGATGAGCAGCATTGAAGAAGAGCGAAGGCTGTTTTATGTGGCTGTCACACGGGCAAAAGATAAACTTTACCTTTCTCTGGCCCAATACGACAAAGTCAAAAAGATCGACTACAAGCCTTCGCAGTTCCTGCATGAAGCAGGCTTGATCAAAGGGGAGTTCGTTGAACCGGAGCCTAAAAAGAAGGGAGTGAAGAAAACAGTGGAAGCTTAA